The nucleotide window CGGATGTAGTCTCCTTTCCCAAGAATAGCCTGAAAATTCTCCAATTCGAAATATCCGTCAACATTCAATTGATAATGAAACACTTCCAAACGTTTTAATTATTAAAACATtccaatttaaatttcaaatatcatttttttatgaaggaatattttaataatacaaaaaaaatttcaagagatattttgaaaattatctagCGTTGGATGATAGTTTCAATTACCAAtcataaactattttaaaaagtaGGGACGTATTGGTAAGATGACCAGAATAAAGACCTATTTCATTTTTTTATGaaggaatattttaataatacaaaaaaaatttcaagagatattttgaaaattatctagCGTTGGATGATAGTTTCAATTACCAAtcataaactattttaaaaagtaGGGACGTATTGGTAAGATGACCAGAATAAAGACCTATTTCTTTGCGAGGAGAGGCAGAGGCCGAGGGAGAAGCGAGGGGGAGGAGAGGAGTCTTATCCTTCTCTTGTGCTGTAAATCAAGAAGCAGGCGAAGGTTTTAAGATGATTTCCGGGAAGGAATTCTACGAGGTGATGGTGGCAATGGTGCCGCTGTACGTGGCGATGATCCTGGCGTATGGCTCGGTGAGGTGGTGGAGAGTCTTCTCGCCGGAGCAGTGCGCCGGAATCAACCGTTACGTGGCTCTCTTCGTGGTTCCATTCCTGTCCTTCGACTTCATCTCAAAGAATGACCCTTACAACATGAACTTTCGCTTCATCATGGCCGATGTCATCCAGAAGCTCATCGTCCTGGCAGCGCTGGCCGTCTGGGCCCTCGTCGGCGGTCGCCGGGCCGGACTTGACTGGACCATCACCATCTTCTCCATCTCCACCCTCCCCAACACCCTCGTCATCGGCATTCCCCTGTTCCTAAGCATGTACGGCGATGGCTCAGCCCCTCTCCTGTCGCAGATCATCGTCATGCAGTGCATCGTCTGGTTCACGCTTCTGCTCATCCTCTTAGAGTGCCGGGCCGCGAAGATCATGATCGCTGATCAGTTCCCCGGCGCGTCCTCTGGCGCTATCGCTTCAATCACTGTCGACCCCGAGGTCGTTTCCCTGGGCAACCTCGACGTCGACGACCCGATCGAGACAGAGTCCTGCGTCGATGACGACGGCAAGCTCCACGTTGTCGTCCGGCGATCCAGCGCTTTCAGATCCGACCTCAACCACTCACGCAATTCCTTCGATTTTACCTCCAGCTTCTCCAACGATGATATCTACCGGCAGCAGTCGTTGCGCTACCCCTCCGGCGAAGGGGCGCGGCGGTCATCGAGCTATAGTGAGGCCAAGCTCAACACCCGGTTGCCAAGGTTCCGCCACCAAATGCCGTATAGCTCTCCTCAGCCGACGCCAAATCCTTCCGTCTCCACTACCTCACTCACAGGGGCGGCCAGCCGACAGCCCCACCTCCAAAAAGCAGCGAACGGCGGGAATAAGGACCTTCACATGTTCACGCGGAGCTTCAGTGCTTCACCAGCCATCCACGCGTTCAGAAAGTCGCCGGCAGCGGAGCACCAAGTCACAGCAGCAGTTACTACGGCCGAATGTATAAAATACCACCTTTTCTCGATTAACTATCTTGTTCCAGCATTAACCAACGCACATTGGATGATCTAGTGCCAGAGGAGTTAAGCATCAACAACAAAACGTTCGAGGAAGACGAAACAGCTCCACCTCACCAAGGAGGCGATGGGAAGACCAAAGAGGAGGCGACCGCCGACAAAAGATGCCCCGGGGAAGTAACGGCCATGCCGCCGACAGTCGTGATGATGAAGCTCATCCTGACCATGGCCGGGCGGAAGCTCATCAGAAATCCCATTACCTATTCCACCTTGATCGGCCTCATCTGGTCTCTCGTAAAATTCAGGTATATAGCCACATAAACCAATCTCGCAAATTCACAGGATCGTGAGTCTAATTATTGACTGTAGGTGGGACTTGGAGCTCCCCAGGATCATAGATAAGTCCTTGGAATTGATCCAGAATACCGGCCTCGGCATGGCCATGTTCGGCCTCGGTCAGTCTCCAAAATCCCCTGTTTCCTGCATTAATTTCGCTACTTAACAATTACAATTCGCAGGTATGTTCATGGCGCTGCAATCGAGACTCATAGCATGCGGGTACAAGCTCGCGATATACGGCATGGTCCTGAAGTTCCTCCTCGGCCCAGCCGTCATGGCCATACCCTCAGCAGCATTCGGCCTGCGCGGCGATCTCTTGCGGATCGCCATTGTCCAGGCAGCTATGCCTTGCAGTGTTGTTTCCTTCGTGTTCGCGAAAGAGTACAATTTGCACGCGGACATTCTCAGCACAGCGTGAGCACATACCGATCTCTTGCCCTTCTTCTCTCATCTTCTTCATCGTCAATTAATCAACTCCTTGCTTGAAACTTTGTGACAGAGTGATCACAGGGATGATCGTTACTGTGCCCGTAGCGCTGGTTTACTACATCCTCTTGGGCCTATGAAACCGATCTTCTAACTCACTCACTATTACAATTAGATGCAGCTTTACCGACCTGGTTTTGTTGTCGATCGAACAGGCCTTCTTCAAGCTCTATCCTATAATTGTCATTGTTTTATGTTTGCCATGTGCGAGAGACCGGGCCTTCTTGTTCATGTGCCCATGTAATGCCTTCGTTTTGATTGTTCGGCACATGTTTATGTGGCCATCCCTTCCTTTTGCCTCGCAAAAGAACGCAGAGAAACTTGTGCCTTTCCCAGAACAAATTGCACTGTTGGAATTGTAAATCAAATTGCATTGGCCTTCATTAAGCTAGCCTAGCCTAATTTGATTGAATGCTTAGAAAGAAATCAAGTTGCTTtagacttcttttttttttgtaatggcTATAGCTAAGTTGTTTCGTGAAAGCAATATTGAGAGAGAAAAACAcagagttaaattattttcttaatcATATTCTTTCACATTATTGTAGCATTCACATAATATTATATGATCACATAATATTATATGATATTGTTCGAAATCAGTGAAGATAATAAGTTAGGGTGTGACTTTATTGTTGACTCGATGAAGACTCCGCATAATTTTGGAACACAAGGAGCGTTAGTATCAGGTCAGGAAAGGGATCTTCGGTGTTTGCCCTCCAACGCACAAGTTAGTGGTCAGTCTCAGAGAAGAAAGTAGTGAACTGTAGCAAACAACACGTGCAAATAAGAAGCATCCTATATCTCCGCCTGTAGATGGAGACCTCTTTTATAATGTCACCGTTGCATTATTCACGCATCTCAAAGCATTAACATGTTTCCCAAAACTTTCCTAAAAAATGATAGGCCATAAAATGCCCCTGACCTCTTTCCTTAAACGAGCCTGCAAATAGTTGTGACTTGACAGACTGGAAGTGTCTAAAGGACGATTTGTTGACGGCATATTCTCTGTCATTTTCAGCATAAACTTTCAAAATCGTACGATATGACAGATATCTAAGTTCCGCTATAAGTTGACCGACGACCACTCAACAGGTATATCGCCAACTCGGCCGTATAGAATATAGCTATTGACTTGTTCTTCACTCAGTTTTCATGTTGTGGAGAGGCGTACTGTATTCGATCGACCCTTAGGTCAAATCAGCAAGGATGGTGGGTCGGGTAACTTAGTATTTAGTTCTTAACCTCATCTGTATTTTTCAGAGGACAGTCGTTTGGACGGTCTGGTCGGCTTTTCACATCCAACCGACGCCGAGAGCCCGCTCGACTAACCCTGCCTGGTTCGCAATTCGTAATCTCACGATTCGATCAACCCTGCGGCTTTAAccgtttgactttgacctccacgttagTCAGTCCTTACTTCTTTGGCCCGGTTTTGGGTGGACCCCTCTTTATCACTGTATTACAAGtcttccccttaagtctagtcgaacgaAAATTCAAGCCTGATTAACTGGACACTTAGTATTTTCTACAACTCTTCTACTCGACCGGACACTTTGCTATCTGAATCGTCGCTCGGCTTGAACAATTACTACTCATACAACTCCTAAGAAAACTTATTTCTTCCTGGTTGGGAGACTCCGAGGTTGACGTCGCTCGGCTCGAATGTAGGCGACACTTAGCTGTTTGTTATCTCTTTTCTGATTTCTTTCCTGAGCGACCTCCAATACTCATAGTGTCTTTTAATTACTGTTGACACCATCATGATTTCTTGGAAATCGCTAAATCCTTTGCCATTAATATAAAGCATACCGAGCATGTTTTTTTATTGTGCGCCTACTGATTATTTCCATTCCTCATTAATGTCACCTATGATTGAATGTCATGTGTCACGTTTTCATGCCGTCGAATGTCTGATGTAACAGACAACTGTTAGGATTCGATGCGACAACTGCCTTTTTGAATTGGGACGACAAAGATCGAGTCTCATTTTTCTAAATCTTTGATCGAACGATTCTGAATAATCAACGACAGGGTTTTTAAACCCTCTGCTCTCATCGGCACAACATCGCTTTCTTCTTTGCCTTTGCCTTTGTCTTCGTCTACTTCTTTGCTCTCTGCTTCTAGTCACCGGTGATTCTCATCCAGTAAGTTCCTTCTCCTTTTCACTTTCGATCTTCGATCTTCCTATGGCTCGTTCTCCTTCTCCCCCTCCGGCAATCTCCAGACTGTGGTATACCTCCACTTTGTCGGATTTTAATGGCGACGAAGTGGATCAAATGACAATGCTCTATTATATCTCTCGTGATCACAAGATTGCCATCTCGTCTACCTATGATCACCCCAATACCCCTCCTGAAGGGTTTCTAACATTTTTCAAGGATTAGTTCTACATCGGACTCCATTTTCCAATCCATCCTTTTTTTGTCGAAGTTTGTAGATATTTCCATATTCCGTTGTAACAACTAGTGCCTAACTCCTTTAGGCTACTACGCGGAGTAGTAATACTACTCTGCTTGTATAAGATTCCTCTTAATCCTCATAttgtccattatttttattaccctaagcaGTCCAAACTAGGTGTCTTCCTCTTCTAAGCTAGGTCAGCGTTGTGTACTTTGATAAAATATCCTCCTCCAACAAGGGCTGGAAGTCCCACTACTTCTACATCCAACTTCCCGGTTGAGTTGGCTTCCCGACCGACTGGCAAATGCAGCTACCTAACTCCCTCGAGCTAAGAGGATATTGGTGGGAGCCGACCTACCTCCAAGCCGCAGCGTAGCTGGCCGGCCTGAAATATCACATACACAAGTTGCTATTGAAGGGTGTTTTGTATATGTTTGTGCTAAGTCCTGTCCACACTCAACTGCCCTGCACTTTTGGTGCGccgcttttccttttcttatttttgggtctaactgattttttcttctcttctgcaACAAAAGtgatgtttagggttttactcaGCGGCTTCACTAAGTTAACTGTGGAAGAGTTGGAAACTCATGGAGTTGACAAGCTAGAGAGCCATGGGCTATTGCCGATTGGGACCTCGGAAGCGTAAACCGGTGAAGGAGAAGCGAGCTGAGTAGTGAGGAGTGACGTTGTTGCCAACACTGGCGAGCTACCTCTCGAGCGGCCCTCATTGGTGCCTGTAGAGATGCCTTCGAAGTCGACAACTTCCGTAGAGTCATTGATTTAGTGCCAACACCACAAAAGACTCCATACAAAAGATACTACCCGCTCGGCCACTTCCGTCCCCAAACTTCTGCTGCCGCATATACAAATTGGCCACCTTCAGAATGGGGAGAAAGCTGCACTTTTGCTACTTCCAAGAGAGCAACTGGCGAGCCAACTCCCCCATCCTCCGACCAGACCCCTTCGCTCTCCTAGTTGCCATCCGACGCAATCGTCATGAAGCCTCTATCTTATCTGTCGCCAGCACAAACTGGCCCTACGGTCCCTTTCTCCACCATCTGCTCTGATCCAACATCGAAATCCAAAGGTAAGGCTAGCTCGGAGTCGATAGActctgtaagtaccccgtggtagtcttgatgtggtcaactaagttaagtcAGATCCTAtgtatttaatccttgtgtctaatgCTCTATTTACTCTAAAGCGCGGATGAAGAAGGGCctcagaggaagagaagagaaagggtaaaGAAATCCCTTCCTTCTATGTTTGTTTATCTTGATAGAGGAAGATGGATACATGCAACGTAACttaatttgtaaataaaaaattatac belongs to Zingiber officinale cultivar Zhangliang unplaced genomic scaffold, Zo_v1.1 ctg171, whole genome shotgun sequence and includes:
- the LOC122036540 gene encoding probable auxin efflux carrier component 1c, whose translation is MISGKEFYEVMVAMVPLYVAMILAYGSVRWWRVFSPEQCAGINRYVALFVVPFLSFDFISKNDPYNMNFRFIMADVIQKLIVLAALAVWALVGGRRAGLDWTITIFSISTLPNTLVIGIPLFLSMYGDGSAPLLSQIIVMQCIVWFTLLLILLECRAAKIMIADQFPGASSGAIASITVDPEVVSLGNLDVDDPIETESCVDDDGKLHVVVRRSSAFRSDLNHSRNSFDFTSSFSNDDIYRQQSLRYPSGEGARRSSSYSEAKLNTRLPRFRHQMPYSSPQPTPNPSVSTTSLTGAASRQPHLQKAANGGNKDLHMFTRSFSASPAIHAFRKSPAAEHQVTAAVTTAELPEELSINNKTFEEDETAPPHQGGDGKTKEEATADKRCPGEVTAMPPTVVMMKLILTMAGRKLIRNPITYSTLIGLIWSLVKFRWDLELPRIIDKSLELIQNTGLGMAMFGLGMFMALQSRLIACGYKLAIYGMVLKFLLGPAVMAIPSAAFGLRGDLLRIAIVQAAMPCSVVSFVFAKEYNLHADILSTAVITGMIVTVPVALVYYILLGL